The window CACGCCAAAACAAATGTCCTCGTAGGAGAACATGCTATAGATGCCATACTGCAATGGCGCAAAGGTCGGTTTGTCTTCAAACCTGGAGAAGAAACATTAGAGAGAACAGTAGAATTACCAATCCAGCAAGTCATCCTCGATGCTGCACGCCGTATCGACGAGCTGAACAAAATTCAGCGCCTAATCCCCTCTTTTGATATGATTCCCAAAATCGTGGAAGTGCCTGATGCGGGTATTGAAAAGATCAATCTCCGTCCCGAAGAATGGAAGGTTCTGGCATTTGTCGATGGACATTTATCAATAAGAGAAATTTCCCAACGAGTTAAATTATCAGAATTTGAAACCGGTAGAATCCTTTATGGTCTGATATCATCAGGCCTTGTAAAATTAATTCAAGAGAAAACCAGTGAAAAACCAAAAACTGAGCCCACGTCAATTTCTGATGATGATGAAAAAAAAGGCGGTATCTTCGGCATATTCAAGAAGAAATAAATCTTAAATTTTCGATTCAAATTTCTCTACCTCCAAATTCACTTCTTCAATCAACTTCCTTAAAGAGATTTATCAGAGGAGAAAATCGTCGTCCCCTCTTCATTTTTATCTAAGCAACACTGCCTTCTCAATCTGCCTATAATCTCCAAATTCCAATCGCACAAAATAAATTCCAGGAGATAACATGCGCCCCAGATTATCACAGCCATCCCAGACAACCTGGTTAAATGGTTGAATGGTTAAATGGTTAAATTGCCTAACCACCCGACCTGAAACATCATGAATCTTTAATGAAATTTCGGATTGTGGATTGCGGATTGCAGAATTATTTGGAATTTGGAATTTAATCACGCAGTGGTTCCGGAATGGATTGGGAAAAATTATCAATGACGCCGATGGGTTAAAGGTTTCTACTCCAGGTTCTTCTATATCAACAAA is drawn from candidate division WOR-3 bacterium and contains these coding sequences:
- a CDS encoding T9SS type A sorting domain-containing protein, which translates into the protein IENARVTATVYDSIITQGPFCKCCTTFTNSNGFYSFDSLWPVRYWMTASFGNHPPIGELSPSLCALWEKHLNFYFVDIEEPGVETFNPSASLIIFPNPFRNHCVIKFQIPNNSAIRNPQSEISLKIHDVSGRVVRQFNHLTIQPFNQVVWDGCDNLGRMLSPGIYFVRLEFGDYRQIEKAVLLR
- a CDS encoding DUF4388 domain-containing protein, with protein sequence MALEGNLEDFELTDVFQLIQLGAKDGSLRIQTANDVGVVYFKDGMVVHAKTNVLVGEHAIDAILQWRKGRFVFKPGEETLERTVELPIQQVILDAARRIDELNKIQRLIPSFDMIPKIVEVPDAGIEKINLRPEEWKVLAFVDGHLSIREISQRVKLSEFETGRILYGLISSGLVKLIQEKTSEKPKTEPTSISDDDEKKGGIFGIFKKK